Proteins encoded together in one Pirellulales bacterium window:
- a CDS encoding DUF444 family protein encodes MKVERDQSRFRQIVRGKIRQNLRKYVTHGEMIGRQGGDLVSIPIPQLDVPHFRFGKNGSGGVGQGDGEVGTPVGTAPGEQGDGKGQAGSDPGAHMLEVDISLEELAQILGDELELPNIEPKGRSNITQEKTRYNSVRRLGPESLRHFKRTYIQALRRQVSSSTYDADQPRVVPIREDKRYRSWTTTPQPEASAVAIYMMDVSGSMTDEQKQIVRTEAFWIDTWLKSQYDGLETRYIIHDAAAKEVDEDTFYRTRESGGTRISSAYKVCADLIAREFAPADWNIYCFQFSDGDNWGEDNEASLRLLREHLLPAANLFCYGQVESPYGSGEYMRSLRIGLSDSNDKLVLSEIRDKEGIYDSIKAFLGKGK; translated from the coding sequence ATGAAGGTGGAACGCGATCAATCCAGATTCCGACAGATAGTCCGCGGCAAAATCCGCCAGAATCTGCGGAAGTACGTCACCCACGGCGAGATGATCGGCCGGCAGGGGGGCGATCTAGTCAGCATTCCCATCCCGCAACTGGACGTCCCCCATTTCCGCTTCGGCAAGAACGGTTCAGGGGGTGTAGGCCAGGGGGACGGCGAGGTTGGCACGCCCGTCGGGACCGCTCCAGGCGAGCAAGGAGACGGCAAGGGGCAGGCAGGCAGCGATCCTGGCGCGCATATGCTGGAGGTCGATATTTCGCTCGAAGAGTTGGCTCAGATCCTCGGCGACGAGCTGGAGTTGCCCAATATCGAGCCCAAGGGACGCAGCAACATTACGCAGGAAAAGACTCGTTACAACAGCGTGCGGCGTTTAGGGCCAGAGTCACTGCGGCACTTCAAGCGTACCTATATCCAAGCGCTGCGGAGGCAGGTCTCTTCCAGCACTTATGACGCCGATCAACCGCGCGTCGTACCCATTCGCGAAGACAAACGCTATCGCTCTTGGACCACGACGCCGCAGCCCGAGGCTAGCGCCGTGGCCATCTACATGATGGATGTATCGGGCTCGATGACTGACGAGCAGAAGCAGATCGTGCGCACCGAGGCGTTTTGGATCGACACTTGGTTGAAGAGCCAGTACGACGGACTCGAGACGCGCTACATCATTCATGACGCCGCGGCCAAGGAAGTAGACGAGGACACATTTTATCGTACCCGTGAAAGCGGCGGCACGCGGATCAGTTCGGCCTATAAAGTGTGCGCCGATTTGATAGCACGAGAGTTCGCGCCCGCAGATTGGAACATCTACTGTTTCCAGTTTTCGGATGGCGACAATTGGGGTGAAGACAACGAAGCCAGCCTCCGCTTATTGCGAGAGCATTTGCTGCCGGCGGCGAATCTGTTTTGTTACGGGCAAGTGGAAAGCCCTTACGGCAGCGGCGAGTATATGCGGTCGCTGCGGATAGGACTCTCGGATAGCAACGACAAGCTCGTGCTTTCCGAAATCCGCGACAAGGAAGGAATCTACGACTCGATCAAGGCTTTTTTGGGCAAAGGAAAATAG
- a CDS encoding SpoVR family protein has translation MAMHTDTTLPADLAELQVQIEEYARGHGLDFFPTIFELVDAEQLNAIAAYGGFPTRYPHWRFGMEYEQLSKGYNYGLQKIYELVINNDPCYAYLMKSNATTDQKLVMAHVYGHCDFFKNNAWFSCTDRKMMDHMANHGNRIRRYMDRFGVEDVEEFIDCCLSIEDLIDVHSPFIKRQELRPRFDIRSSSDDEDDSLRAGRFAAKGYMDRFINPPAALQAELTERRRQRVQDEHFPVEPMRDVMLFILEHAPLRSWQLDILSMLRDEAYYFAPQAQTKIMNEGWASYWHSTIMTRQGLSSADVIHYCDHHSGTMATSPGRLNPYKLGIELFRDIEDRWNRGRFGRDYEECDDLAAKRDWHRDTGLGREKIFEVRRIHNDLTFIDTFLTLDFCREHKLFSFGFNQEADYYEIESREFPKIKQRLLFGLTNRGQPLITVRDGNYKNRGELFLSHEFNGVDLQLGYARDTLQCLTRLWTRPVHIETCLEGVPTILSFDGTEYTQNQVTTAEAKASNV, from the coding sequence ATGGCGATGCACACCGATACAACTCTGCCAGCCGATCTGGCCGAGCTACAGGTTCAGATCGAAGAATATGCCCGCGGCCACGGGCTGGACTTCTTTCCTACCATATTCGAATTGGTGGATGCCGAGCAGCTTAATGCCATTGCCGCGTATGGCGGCTTTCCGACCCGCTATCCCCATTGGCGGTTCGGCATGGAATACGAGCAGCTTTCCAAGGGTTACAACTATGGCTTGCAAAAGATCTACGAGTTGGTGATCAACAACGATCCCTGCTACGCCTACCTGATGAAGTCGAATGCCACGACCGATCAGAAGCTGGTGATGGCGCACGTGTACGGGCATTGCGACTTCTTCAAGAACAACGCCTGGTTCAGCTGCACCGATCGCAAGATGATGGACCACATGGCGAATCACGGCAATCGGATCCGCCGCTACATGGATCGTTTCGGCGTGGAGGACGTCGAAGAGTTCATCGATTGCTGCCTGAGCATAGAGGACCTGATCGACGTTCATTCGCCGTTCATCAAGCGGCAAGAACTGCGCCCGCGTTTTGACATTCGCTCGTCATCGGACGACGAAGACGACTCCCTGCGTGCGGGTCGCTTTGCCGCCAAAGGTTACATGGACCGCTTCATCAATCCGCCCGCGGCGCTTCAGGCGGAATTGACCGAGAGAAGGCGTCAACGTGTGCAGGACGAGCACTTTCCGGTCGAGCCCATGCGCGACGTGATGCTGTTTATTCTGGAACATGCGCCGCTGCGCAGTTGGCAGTTGGACATTCTGTCGATGCTGCGGGACGAGGCCTATTATTTTGCTCCGCAGGCTCAGACGAAAATCATGAACGAAGGCTGGGCCAGTTATTGGCACTCGACGATCATGACCCGCCAGGGGCTATCGTCGGCCGACGTGATCCATTATTGCGATCATCATTCGGGGACCATGGCCACGTCGCCAGGCCGATTGAACCCCTACAAGTTGGGGATCGAGTTATTTCGCGACATCGAAGATCGCTGGAACCGTGGGCGTTTCGGCCGAGATTATGAAGAGTGTGATGACCTGGCCGCCAAGCGCGACTGGCACCGGGACACTGGGCTCGGGAGAGAAAAGATCTTCGAGGTACGCCGCATCCACAACGACTTGACATTCATAGATACTTTCCTGACGCTCGATTTTTGTCGCGAGCACAAGTTGTTCTCGTTTGGGTTCAACCAGGAAGCCGATTACTATGAAATCGAAAGCCGTGAGTTTCCCAAAATTAAACAGCGGCTGCTGTTCGGCCTGACCAATCGAGGCCAACCGTTGATTACGGTGCGAGATGGTAACTACAAAAACCGCGGCGAGCTGTTTTTGTCGCACGAATTTAACGGTGTCGACCTGCAATTAGGTTACGCACGCGACACGTTGCAGTGCCTGACGCGGCTGTGGACGCGGCCGGTTCATATCGAAACATGCTTGGAGGGAGTGCCGACGATTCTCAGTTTCGACGGTACCGAATACACCCAAAATCAAGTGACTACGGCCGAGGCTAAGGCATCCAATGTTTAG
- a CDS encoding response regulator: MATESTDKTASKRILIVDDDAEIVESIRMALEARGYKILVARDGNQGLAMAEREDPDLLILDMMMPKRSGFLVLEKLRRTRPVPMRVIMITANEGSRHKAYAEMLGVDDYIRKPFAMDRLMESVQKLLD; encoded by the coding sequence ATGGCGACAGAATCCACCGATAAGACGGCTTCCAAGCGCATTTTGATCGTCGACGACGATGCCGAAATCGTCGAGTCGATTCGGATGGCCCTCGAGGCGCGCGGTTACAAGATTCTGGTCGCCCGCGACGGCAATCAGGGGTTGGCAATGGCCGAGCGCGAAGATCCCGATCTGCTCATTCTTGATATGATGATGCCCAAGCGCAGCGGCTTTCTGGTGCTCGAGAAACTCCGCCGCACGCGACCGGTGCCCATGCGCGTCATCATGATCACGGCGAACGAGGGGAGCCGGCACAAGGCCTATGCCGAGATGTTGGGTGTCGATGACTACATCCGCAAGCCGTTTGCCATGGACCGACTGATGGAAAGCGTCCAGAAGCTGCTAGACTGA
- a CDS encoding serine protein kinase, translating into MTSGRSIIEIIAERQDLDQFRKKNWEGSFEAYLDLVRGEPKVTRNAFERVYDMILSYGTDSYEEGREKRLRYHFFQDPEGEGADAVFGLEGQLAVLVNAFKSAAQGYGIEKRVLLLHGPVGSSKSTIARQLKKGLERYSTRDEGALYTLGWVDLEDSKVVHWCPMNEEPLHIIPGRFRPEAEANLNLDRAPGEYRAKIKGELCPFCRYVYNERLKHYAGDWTRVVQDVRVKRLILSEKDRIGIGTFQPKDEKNQDSTELTGDINYRKIAEYGSDSDPRAFNFDGEFNIANRGIVEFVEVLKLDVAFLYDLLGASQEHKVKPKKFAQTDIDEVILGHTNEPEYRRLQNNEFMEALRDRTVKIDVPYVTTLANEIRIYEKDYNREKVPGKHIAPHTIEMAAMWAILTRLEPPKNASLSLLQKLKLYNGKSLPGFTEDNVNELRDQAVSEGMHGISPRYVQDKISNALVAHPDATSINPFMVLNEIEAGLKHHTLITSEETRNHYRELLGVVKEEYENIVKNEVQRAIAADEDALSRLCGNYIDNVKAYTQREKVKNKFTGQYQEPDERLMRSIEEKIEIPDSRKDDFRREIMNYIGALSIDGRKFDYKTNERLNKALELKLFEDQKDSIKLTSLVSKVVDADTQAKIDVVKGRLIRDYGYDDESATDVLNYVASIFARGDVKQ; encoded by the coding sequence ATGACAAGTGGACGTTCGATAATCGAGATCATCGCCGAGCGGCAAGATCTCGATCAATTCCGCAAGAAGAATTGGGAGGGCTCGTTCGAGGCCTACCTCGATCTAGTCCGCGGCGAGCCGAAGGTCACACGCAATGCCTTCGAGCGCGTCTATGACATGATTCTGTCCTATGGGACGGACTCTTACGAAGAGGGACGCGAAAAGCGACTCCGCTACCATTTCTTTCAGGATCCCGAGGGAGAAGGCGCTGACGCCGTCTTCGGCCTGGAAGGGCAGTTGGCCGTTCTGGTCAACGCCTTCAAGAGCGCCGCGCAGGGATACGGCATCGAGAAACGCGTGCTGTTGCTGCACGGGCCAGTCGGCAGCAGCAAGAGCACCATCGCCCGTCAGCTGAAAAAAGGGCTCGAGCGCTATTCGACCCGTGACGAAGGGGCACTGTACACGCTGGGCTGGGTCGACCTGGAGGATTCCAAGGTCGTTCATTGGTGCCCCATGAACGAGGAGCCGCTGCACATCATACCGGGCCGTTTCCGGCCAGAAGCCGAAGCGAACCTCAACTTGGATCGGGCGCCCGGCGAGTATCGCGCCAAGATCAAGGGCGAACTGTGCCCGTTCTGCCGTTATGTCTACAACGAGCGGCTCAAGCATTACGCGGGCGATTGGACGCGCGTGGTCCAGGATGTGCGCGTCAAGCGTTTGATTCTTAGCGAAAAGGATCGCATCGGCATCGGTACGTTCCAACCGAAGGATGAAAAGAACCAGGACTCCACCGAGCTGACCGGTGATATCAATTACCGGAAGATCGCCGAGTATGGCAGCGATAGCGACCCGCGGGCCTTCAATTTCGACGGCGAGTTCAATATCGCCAATCGCGGCATCGTCGAGTTTGTCGAGGTGCTGAAGCTGGATGTGGCGTTCCTCTACGACTTGCTCGGCGCCAGCCAGGAACACAAGGTTAAGCCGAAGAAGTTTGCGCAGACGGATATCGACGAGGTAATTCTTGGTCATACCAATGAGCCAGAATACCGCCGGCTGCAAAACAACGAGTTCATGGAAGCGCTGCGCGATCGCACGGTCAAGATCGATGTGCCGTACGTTACGACCTTGGCCAATGAAATCCGCATTTACGAAAAGGATTACAACCGCGAGAAGGTGCCGGGCAAACATATTGCCCCGCACACCATCGAGATGGCGGCCATGTGGGCCATTCTCACGCGGCTTGAGCCGCCCAAGAATGCCAGCCTGTCGCTGTTGCAAAAGCTCAAGTTGTACAACGGCAAGAGCCTGCCAGGATTCACCGAAGACAACGTCAACGAGCTGCGTGATCAGGCCGTCAGCGAGGGGATGCACGGCATCTCGCCGCGCTATGTACAGGACAAGATCTCGAACGCGCTGGTTGCTCATCCCGACGCCACCAGCATCAACCCCTTTATGGTCCTCAACGAGATCGAGGCCGGCTTGAAGCATCACACTCTGATCACCAGCGAAGAGACGCGTAATCACTATCGCGAGCTTTTAGGCGTGGTGAAGGAGGAGTACGAGAACATCGTAAAGAATGAAGTTCAGCGCGCCATCGCGGCCGACGAGGACGCCCTGTCGCGGCTGTGTGGTAACTACATCGACAACGTCAAGGCCTACACGCAGCGCGAAAAGGTAAAAAACAAGTTCACCGGTCAATATCAGGAGCCCGACGAGCGATTGATGCGGTCGATCGAGGAGAAGATCGAGATCCCCGACAGCCGCAAGGATGACTTCCGTCGCGAGATCATGAACTACATCGGTGCCTTGTCGATCGATGGTCGAAAGTTCGATTACAAGACCAACGAGCGGCTCAATAAGGCGCTCGAACTGAAGTTGTTCGAAGACCAGAAAGACTCGATCAAGCTGACCAGCCTGGTCAGCAAAGTCGTCGACGCCGACACCCAGGCGAAGATCGACGTGGTCAAGGGTCGGCTAATTCGTGATTACGGTTACGACGACGAGAGCGCGACAGACGTATTGAACTATGTGGCCAGTATTTTCGCGCGGGGTGATGTGAAGCAGTAA
- a CDS encoding metallophosphoesterase: protein MKRIAWLTDLHLNFLAGEAVDKFLAQVAECRADAVLISGDIAESHSLIRYLEWIADRLSVPIFFVLGNHDFYHSSIRKVRQDVTTLCERDKRLVWLGSADSIELTPNVGLVGHDGWADARLGNYERSLVMMNDYRLIEEFAGVSKKDRWPLLMQEAFVAAAHIRHVLPQALGRYKRVLLATHVPPFREACWHEGKISDDEWLPHFSSHAMGSALLEIMRDHPDHKLTVLCGHTHGRGEAHPTSNITVLTGAAEYGTPAIERVFDLE from the coding sequence ATGAAACGCATCGCCTGGCTCACCGATTTGCACTTGAACTTTTTAGCCGGCGAGGCGGTGGACAAGTTCCTCGCGCAAGTGGCCGAATGCCGCGCCGATGCCGTGCTCATCAGCGGCGATATCGCCGAATCACACAGTCTGATCAGATACCTGGAATGGATCGCCGACAGGCTCAGCGTACCGATTTTCTTCGTACTAGGAAATCATGACTTCTATCACAGCTCGATCCGGAAAGTCCGGCAAGACGTGACCACCCTTTGCGAGCGTGACAAGCGGCTGGTCTGGCTCGGCAGTGCGGACTCGATCGAATTGACACCCAATGTCGGCCTGGTCGGTCACGACGGTTGGGCCGACGCACGGTTGGGCAATTACGAGCGATCGCTGGTGATGATGAACGACTATCGTTTGATCGAGGAGTTTGCCGGTGTCAGTAAAAAAGACCGCTGGCCGCTACTCATGCAAGAAGCTTTCGTGGCGGCGGCTCACATCCGGCACGTGTTGCCGCAGGCCCTAGGGCGCTACAAACGCGTGCTGCTGGCGACGCATGTCCCGCCGTTTCGCGAAGCTTGTTGGCACGAGGGAAAGATCTCCGACGACGAATGGCTGCCACATTTCAGCTCGCACGCGATGGGGAGTGCCCTGCTGGAGATTATGCGCGACCACCCCGACCACAAACTGACGGTCCTTTGCGGTCATACACACGGCCGCGGCGAAGCCCACCCGACCTCAAATATCACGGTGCTGACGGGCGCCGCGGAATACGGTACTCCCGCAATTGAACGCGTGTTCGATCTCGAATGA
- a CDS encoding neutral/alkaline non-lysosomal ceramidase N-terminal domain-containing protein — MTSPLSRLASVALILLVVLGRAQGAGTAEAPGWKAGVAKVAITPDQPLWMSGYSSRDHAAEGTLHDLWAKALVLEDPAGQRVALITLDLVGIDRSFSLAIRDALEKQFGLTRKQIAICCSHTHTGPIVGHNLQAMYFLDAAQKKAVESYADALAGKITRVVGDALSRLASAQLAWGVGRATFAVNRRTNREPEVPELAAAGKLKGPVDHDVPVLTVRDSAGALKTIVCGYACHATALSFYQWSGDWPGFAQIDLEKSHPGAVAMFWAGCGADQNPLPRRTVELAEHYGRQMAHAVELVLAGTLAPITGKLATSYAEIDLPLDRLPTQEELGSQAESNDKYQAARAKLLLKQISAGQPLSPTYPYPVQVWRLGNGPVWITLGGEVVVDFSLRLKAELGAERTWVAGYTNDVMAYIPSRRVLTEGGYEGAGAMVFYGLATVWAPEVEELIVREVRRQIAALPTDNK; from the coding sequence ATGACATCCCCACTCAGCCGCCTGGCATCGGTCGCCCTGATTCTTTTGGTCGTTCTCGGCCGGGCTCAAGGCGCTGGCACCGCGGAAGCACCCGGCTGGAAAGCGGGAGTGGCAAAGGTTGCGATCACCCCCGATCAGCCGCTGTGGATGAGCGGCTATTCCAGTCGCGATCACGCCGCCGAAGGAACGCTCCACGACTTATGGGCCAAAGCCCTGGTGCTCGAAGACCCTGCCGGCCAGCGCGTGGCACTCATCACGCTCGATCTCGTGGGAATAGATCGCAGTTTCTCGCTGGCAATTCGCGACGCGCTGGAGAAGCAGTTTGGCCTGACGCGAAAGCAGATCGCAATCTGTTGTTCCCATACCCATACGGGGCCGATCGTGGGGCACAACTTGCAGGCGATGTACTTTCTCGACGCTGCACAGAAGAAAGCCGTTGAAAGCTACGCTGATGCCCTGGCAGGAAAAATAACTCGTGTTGTCGGTGATGCACTTTCGCGGTTGGCCTCCGCACAGCTGGCCTGGGGAGTGGGCCGGGCAACATTTGCCGTCAATCGCCGCACCAACCGCGAGCCCGAGGTCCCGGAACTGGCCGCGGCAGGAAAGTTGAAAGGGCCCGTCGATCACGACGTTCCAGTGCTAACGGTGCGCGACTCGGCCGGCGCACTGAAGACGATCGTCTGTGGCTACGCCTGCCACGCCACCGCGCTATCCTTCTACCAGTGGTCTGGGGATTGGCCCGGCTTTGCGCAAATCGACCTGGAAAAATCGCATCCAGGCGCGGTGGCTATGTTTTGGGCCGGTTGCGGCGCCGATCAAAACCCACTGCCACGTCGTACCGTCGAATTGGCCGAGCATTACGGACGACAAATGGCGCATGCGGTCGAACTGGTCCTTGCCGGCACACTCGCGCCGATCACCGGCAAGCTGGCTACAAGTTACGCCGAAATCGACTTGCCCCTCGATCGCTTGCCAACGCAGGAAGAACTCGGATCACAAGCCGAATCGAACGACAAATACCAGGCCGCGCGCGCCAAATTGCTACTTAAGCAAATCAGCGCCGGTCAGCCGCTCAGTCCGACGTATCCCTACCCGGTACAGGTTTGGCGGTTAGGCAACGGCCCCGTATGGATCACGCTCGGTGGCGAAGTCGTTGTTGATTTTTCGCTGCGCTTAAAAGCAGAGTTGGGGGCGGAGCGCACTTGGGTAGCGGGGTACACGAATGACGTCATGGCCTATATCCCTTCACGCCGCGTACTGACCGAGGGGGGCTACGAAGGCGCGGGCGCGATGGTCTTCTACGGACTGGCGACCGTTTGGGCGCCGGAGGTCGAAGAGCTTATCGTGCGCGAAGTCAGGCGACAGATTGCCGCGTTGCCGACCGACAACAAGTAG
- a CDS encoding elongation factor P: MIAKDIKTGAILNYQDAPCVIETISVQSPSARGAATLYKYRARNLVTKQKVDITLKGGESLPEADFHRRPVKLMYADASDMHFLDEEDFNQYALPLADVAEEAKYLTERLEGVQILIYNDQAVGLQVPPTVELVIAECDPAVRGNSATGRTKAAKLETGLTVQVPEYLSTGETIKVDSRTAQFLSRA; this comes from the coding sequence ATGATCGCCAAGGACATAAAGACGGGAGCGATCCTAAATTATCAGGATGCTCCCTGTGTCATCGAAACAATTTCCGTGCAAAGCCCGTCGGCGCGTGGTGCCGCCACGCTGTACAAATACCGGGCACGGAACCTGGTCACGAAACAAAAGGTGGACATCACGCTCAAAGGAGGGGAATCGCTGCCAGAGGCGGACTTCCACCGTCGGCCGGTGAAGCTCATGTACGCCGACGCGTCGGACATGCATTTTCTCGACGAAGAGGACTTCAATCAGTACGCTTTGCCCCTAGCCGACGTCGCGGAAGAGGCCAAATACCTCACTGAGCGACTCGAAGGCGTACAGATACTGATCTACAACGATCAGGCCGTCGGTTTGCAGGTTCCCCCCACAGTCGAGCTGGTCATCGCGGAGTGCGATCCGGCGGTGCGCGGCAACTCGGCTACGGGGCGCACGAAGGCTGCCAAGCTCGAAACCGGCCTGACCGTACAGGTGCCCGAGTATCTGTCGACGGGCGAGACGATCAAGGTCGATAGCCGCACCGCGCAATTCCTGTCGCGCGCCTAA
- the efp gene encoding elongation factor P yields the protein MASYSTSDFKKGLKIQIDGDPYLMVECNFVKPGKGNALYKCRMKNLIRNTILERTYKGGDSLEAADVTEIDAQYLYRQGENFVFMDNESYEQYELNATQVDDTWKWIKEGMVCRMVLFNNNPITVTPPNHVVLKVEYAEPAVRGNTATNLTKPVKLETGAEILVPAFVEQGQLIKIDTRTEEYLERAKE from the coding sequence GTGGCGAGCTACTCCACCAGCGATTTCAAGAAGGGCTTGAAGATCCAGATCGATGGCGATCCCTATCTCATGGTCGAATGCAACTTCGTCAAACCGGGCAAAGGGAACGCCTTGTATAAGTGCCGCATGAAGAACCTCATCCGCAATACGATACTGGAGCGGACCTACAAAGGGGGCGACTCGCTGGAAGCGGCCGACGTCACGGAAATCGACGCCCAATACCTCTATCGGCAGGGCGAGAATTTCGTTTTCATGGACAACGAGTCCTACGAGCAGTATGAGCTAAACGCCACCCAAGTCGACGATACCTGGAAGTGGATCAAAGAGGGCATGGTCTGCCGCATGGTGTTATTCAACAATAACCCCATCACGGTCACGCCACCGAATCACGTGGTGCTCAAGGTCGAATATGCCGAACCAGCGGTGCGCGGCAATACGGCAACTAACCTGACCAAGCCCGTGAAGCTCGAAACCGGCGCAGAAATTCTGGTGCCGGCCTTTGTCGAACAAGGCCAGCTGATCAAGATCGACACCCGTACAGAAGAGTACCTGGAGCGGGCCAAGGAATAG
- the epmB gene encoding EF-P beta-lysylation protein EpmB — protein sequence MTILAAEPHPVRPNSRPAEVSWHRELRQAVRDPAELTRLLCLPPEFAQQATRAASDFPLFVPRGYLSRMRPGDPADPLLRQVLPVAAEEATVPGYLADPVDDAAAVRAPGLLQKYPGRALMITTGACAIHCRYCFRRHYPYAEAPKSLDAWEPALDEIATDNSLHEVLLSGGDPLVLVDDFLASLTTRLAAIPHVRRLRIHTRLPIVIPERVCDDLIAWLTGTRLTPIVVVHANHPAELDQSVAQALGRLVGAGVVVLNQAVLLRGVNDRADVLAELCEQLVDLRVIPYYLHQLDPVAGAAHFDVPEAEGIRIVAQLAACLPGYAVPRYVREIPGQLNKMPIL from the coding sequence ATGACCATTTTAGCGGCCGAACCCCATCCTGTCCGCCCCAACTCGCGCCCGGCTGAGGTCAGCTGGCACCGTGAGCTGCGCCAGGCCGTGCGTGACCCCGCCGAACTGACCCGTCTGTTGTGCCTGCCCCCCGAATTCGCCCAGCAAGCGACCCGGGCAGCAAGCGATTTTCCGCTGTTTGTACCACGCGGATACCTGTCCCGTATGCGGCCGGGCGACCCGGCAGACCCCTTGCTCAGGCAGGTGCTCCCCGTCGCAGCCGAAGAGGCGACGGTGCCCGGCTACCTGGCCGACCCGGTCGACGATGCGGCGGCGGTCCGCGCGCCGGGGCTATTACAGAAGTACCCGGGCCGGGCCCTCATGATTACGACAGGCGCCTGTGCGATTCATTGTCGGTACTGCTTCCGCCGGCATTACCCCTATGCCGAGGCGCCGAAATCGCTGGACGCTTGGGAACCAGCGCTCGATGAGATCGCAACCGATAATTCGCTGCACGAGGTATTGCTGTCTGGCGGAGACCCCCTGGTGCTCGTGGATGACTTCTTGGCATCGCTAACCACGCGACTAGCGGCGATTCCGCATGTGCGACGCCTGCGGATTCACACCCGTCTTCCGATTGTCATCCCCGAACGCGTGTGCGACGACCTGATTGCCTGGCTTACGGGCACGCGTCTGACGCCGATTGTCGTCGTCCATGCCAACCATCCGGCGGAGCTCGACCAGTCCGTGGCTCAGGCCCTGGGGCGCCTCGTTGGCGCGGGCGTGGTCGTCCTAAACCAAGCGGTGTTGCTACGAGGCGTGAACGACCGTGCGGACGTACTGGCTGAACTGTGCGAGCAACTTGTCGATCTGCGCGTGATACCCTATTACCTGCATCAGCTTGATCCTGTGGCCGGGGCGGCTCATTTCGATGTACCCGAGGCCGAGGGAATCCGCATCGTCGCACAGTTAGCAGCGTGCCTGCCAGGCTACGCCGTGCCCCGTTACGTACGTGAAATCCCCGGGCAACTGAATAAGATGCCAATCCTGTAA
- a CDS encoding VIT1/CCC1 transporter family protein, protein MRFFTSRQAAALDDEHTPAAIRRRLRASAEHSHLRDFVLGAMDGTVTTFAVVAGVAGAGLPSGVAIVLGTANLLADGFSMAAGNYLSTKTDRQVVERARRIEEMHVDQVPEGEREEVRQIFAAKGFEGHVLDEVVAVITTDRRRWVDTMLTEEHGLRLDSPSPVRAAISTFAAFVLVGLIPLMPFLLGLGDNPNAIFITSAVATGAAFLCVGIARGIVLDEPVLRAGLETLAIGGATAAVAYVVGVAMNGLGVA, encoded by the coding sequence ATGCGATTCTTCACGTCACGACAAGCCGCCGCGCTCGACGACGAGCATACGCCTGCGGCAATACGTCGGCGGCTACGGGCTTCGGCCGAACACAGCCATCTGCGCGATTTCGTGCTCGGCGCTATGGATGGCACGGTCACGACCTTTGCAGTCGTGGCGGGCGTTGCCGGCGCAGGGTTGCCAAGTGGAGTCGCGATCGTGCTGGGTACGGCCAACTTATTAGCTGACGGATTCAGTATGGCCGCCGGTAACTACCTGAGCACCAAAACCGATCGGCAAGTAGTCGAGCGGGCCCGCCGCATCGAGGAGATGCACGTCGATCAGGTTCCCGAAGGAGAGCGTGAGGAAGTGCGGCAGATCTTTGCTGCCAAAGGTTTTGAAGGACACGTACTCGACGAAGTTGTCGCCGTGATCACGACCGACCGTCGCCGCTGGGTAGATACGATGCTCACCGAAGAGCACGGCTTACGGCTCGATTCCCCTAGTCCGGTGCGGGCCGCCATTTCGACGTTCGCAGCGTTCGTTCTGGTAGGCTTGATCCCGCTGATGCCATTTCTGCTCGGCTTGGGAGATAACCCGAACGCGATCTTTATTACTAGCGCCGTGGCCACGGGCGCGGCATTTTTATGTGTGGGAATTGCCCGCGGTATCGTGCTCGATGAGCCGGTGCTACGTGCTGGGCTCGAAACGCTGGCCATTGGCGGCGCGACGGCCGCGGTCGCCTACGTGGTAGGGGTTGCAATGAACGGACTGGGCGTGGCCTGA